From the Flavobacteriales bacterium genome, one window contains:
- a CDS encoding bifunctional methionine sulfoxide reductase B/A protein — protein MNPNYFENLSPEEKRVIVDKGTEAPFTGEYDNFYEAGIFVCRACGSHLYDSSDKFDAGCGWPAFDKVKEGAIKKTSDFDLGYERTEITCAKCDGHLGHVFVGENLTPENTRHCVNSISVRFIADEKLKKATFAAGCFWGVEELFRTLKGVYSTDVGYIGGHTKNPTYKEVCYENTMHAEAVEVVYDPQQISFDELIQLFWENHNPTTLNRQGPDVGTQYRSAVFFHDSEQEDIAKRTKDELDKSGKFSQPIVTEIVPAQTFYRAEEYHQEYLFKRGKGSCGI, from the coding sequence ATGAACCCTAATTATTTTGAAAATTTAAGCCCTGAAGAAAAAAGAGTAATTGTAGATAAAGGCACTGAAGCTCCATTTACTGGCGAATACGATAACTTTTATGAAGCCGGTATTTTTGTCTGCCGAGCTTGTGGTAGTCATTTGTATGATTCGTCCGATAAGTTTGATGCTGGTTGTGGTTGGCCAGCTTTTGACAAGGTTAAAGAAGGGGCTATCAAGAAAACTTCCGATTTTGATTTGGGTTACGAGCGTACAGAAATTACTTGCGCCAAATGTGACGGTCATCTTGGACACGTTTTTGTTGGAGAAAACCTAACTCCTGAAAATACGCGCCATTGCGTGAATAGTATCAGTGTTCGCTTTATAGCCGATGAAAAATTGAAGAAAGCCACTTTTGCGGCTGGTTGTTTTTGGGGTGTGGAAGAACTTTTTAGAACGCTAAAAGGGGTTTACTCTACAGATGTAGGCTACATTGGTGGTCATACCAAAAACCCAACCTACAAAGAGGTGTGTTATGAGAATACCATGCATGCTGAAGCAGTAGAAGTTGTTTACGACCCCCAACAAATTAGCTTTGATGAACTGATACAACTTTTTTGGGAAAACCATAACCCAACTACACTTAATCGCCAAGGTCCTGATGTAGGAACTCAATACCGTTCGGCAGTATTCTTCCACGATAGTGAACAAGAAGACATTGCTAAGCGTACTAAAGATGAATTAGATAAGTCTGGCAAGTTTAGTCAGCCCATAGTGACAGAAATTGTGCCTGCCCAAACGTTTTACAGAGCAGAAGAATATCACCAAGAATATTTATTTAAACGTGGTAAAGGAAGCTGTGGAATTTAA
- a CDS encoding HAMP domain-containing histidine kinase, giving the protein MGGINIYSTRKNWKIVLFIFATIICLASLTYTNKLVSDLDTEERKKIELWAEATNQLVNSGMGPTNNILASRIMQENTTIPIILTNEVGEIIGNRNLPKRPNQEAFLQKQLSLMMEQHEPIIIEAKMNGQVILTQYLYYKDSYILSQLRFYPLLQLLVIFLYVGIAYLAFNRSKKSEQNLVWAGMAKETAHQIGTPLSSLMAWVEILKAKEGMTEISKEINKDVKRLETITERFSKVGSKPTLENESIYEILNQTVSYLQDRLSSNVHLELDNQCNDSTAPINSTLFEWVVENICKNAADAMDGKGNIKIKLFSDSDYLKIDISDNGKGLQKANFKRIFEPGFTTKKRGWGLGLSLSKRIIEEYHLGRLYVKSSSKEGTTFRISLHRN; this is encoded by the coding sequence ATGGGAGGAATAAATATATATAGCACGAGGAAAAATTGGAAAATTGTCCTATTTATCTTTGCCACTATCATCTGCCTAGCATCACTAACCTACACCAACAAGCTCGTCAGTGATTTAGATACAGAAGAAAGGAAAAAGATTGAATTGTGGGCAGAAGCCACCAATCAATTGGTCAATTCAGGTATGGGACCTACCAATAATATTTTGGCAAGTCGCATTATGCAAGAAAATACAACTATACCGATTATCCTAACCAATGAGGTTGGCGAAATAATCGGAAATAGAAATTTGCCAAAACGACCTAATCAAGAAGCGTTTTTACAAAAACAACTGAGTTTAATGATGGAACAACACGAACCCATCATCATTGAAGCCAAAATGAATGGACAAGTCATCTTAACACAGTACCTCTATTACAAAGACTCTTACATTTTAAGTCAGTTACGCTTTTACCCTCTTTTACAATTACTAGTTATATTCTTATATGTGGGTATTGCCTATTTAGCATTCAATCGTTCCAAAAAGTCAGAACAAAATTTAGTGTGGGCAGGCATGGCAAAAGAAACCGCTCATCAGATAGGCACTCCCCTATCTTCACTGATGGCATGGGTGGAAATTCTTAAAGCTAAAGAAGGTATGACTGAGATAAGTAAGGAGATTAATAAAGATGTCAAACGATTAGAAACTATAACAGAACGTTTTTCAAAAGTAGGCTCAAAACCTACATTGGAAAATGAAAGCATCTATGAAATTCTGAATCAAACGGTATCCTATTTGCAGGATAGGTTATCCTCTAATGTACACCTAGAGCTCGACAATCAGTGCAACGACTCCACTGCTCCAATAAATAGTACATTATTTGAATGGGTTGTGGAAAATATCTGCAAAAATGCTGCAGATGCGATGGATGGAAAGGGAAATATTAAAATCAAACTATTCAGCGATTCGGATTATCTAAAAATAGACATTTCCGACAACGGAAAAGGATTACAAAAAGCCAATTTCAAACGTATTTTTGAGCCTGGATTTACTACCAAAAAAAGAGGGTGGGGATTGGGATTATCCTTGTCAAAACGAATTATCGAAGAGTATCATTTAGGTAGACTCTACGTCAAAAGTTCATCTAAAGAAGGGACAACCTTTCGTATTTCTCTTCACAGAAATTAA